The Amycolatopsis coloradensis sequence GTATACGGCAGCGCGAACAGGTAGAGACCACTGAACATCAGCAGGAACAGCGGCGGCAGTGGCGTGTAGAGCACCCACTGGGCCGGGTCGCCCTGTGCCACGACCACGAAGCACACGATGACGGTGGCGACGAAGGCGAGGGATGTCCACCGGTGGAACGTCCGGATCCGCTTGCTCACGAGAACCTCCTGGGGTCGTTTTGCCTGATGGCGAAGACGCTAGGGATCCCGTGGGCACCGACGCTTCTCGATTCCTGATCGGTCCGCTTGACCTCCACATTACTTGAGCTTTTACCTTCGCTGGAAACGAAGGGAATCACTCATGACCGTCTTGGTAACCGGCGCCACCGGGAACACCGGCCGCCACGTGGTGGCCGAACTCGTCCGCCGCGGGGAACGCGTCCGGGCGCTCACCAGGAACCCCGCCGGGGCACGGCTTCCGGCAGGCGTCGAGCTGGTGGAGGGCACGCACACCGCGCCCGAAACACTCACCGATGCCTTCGAGGGCGTCACCCGTCTGCACATCACCGTGACGGCCGGGCTCGCCGACGTCGGCGCCGATCTGGTCAAACGCGCCGTGGCCGCGGGAGTGCGACGCATGACCATCGTCTGGGGCGGCTACGTCGGGCCGACGGAACAGGCCATGGCCGAGTCCGGGGTGGAGTGGACGCGGCTCGAGCCGCAGGAGTTCATGTCCAACGCCCTGACCTGGACCGACTCCATCCGCACCGGGAAGGTGGTCCGCGAGCCGTTCGACCTCCCGAGCGCTGTGGTGCACGAGGGCGACATCGGCGCCGTCGCCGCCACCGCGCTCGTGGAGGACGGGCACTCCGGCAAGGTCTACAACCTCACGGGCCCGGAAGCGCTGACCACGAGCGAACGGATCGCCATCCTCTCCTCCGCGCTCGGCCACGACATCGCGCTGGAGCGGATCACGCGACAGCAGGCGATCGACCGGCTGCTGGCCGAGGGCGTCTCGGTCGCGGACGCCGAATACGTCGTCGGCTGGCACAGCGATCCGCCGGTGGAGGCGCGCACCGTGGTCGACACGATCGAGAAGGTGACCGGACGCCCTGCCCGCACGTTCTCGCAATGGGTCGCCGAGCACGCCGACCGGTTCAAACCGTGAGCGGCCGGCCGCCCTTCGGGGCTCTTACGAAAGCGAAGGGGATTTTCCCCTCATCCCACGCGGCGAAGGGCGCTTTCCTCGCATCGCATGCAAGGAAAGTCCCCTTCGGCTACCCCTCGACGGCCTTGAACCACGCGCCGATCCCGGCGAGCGCGCCCGGACCGTAGTCGCCCCTGACGTCGTCGGCCAGATCCGCGATGGTGACGGCGCGCAACGCCGCCCGCCACTGGAGTTCGGCGTTCGCCATCGCGCGGCTGATGGCGCACGGCGTCGTGCACGCCTCGGGCGGCGTCGCCATCGGGCCGCGCTGCCGGATCTCGGTGCAGACGAAGGCCGGCCCGGGCCCGTCGATGGCTTCGACGACGTCAAGCACCGTGATCTCCGAAGGCGGCCGGGTGAGGACGTA is a genomic window containing:
- a CDS encoding NmrA family NAD(P)-binding protein is translated as MTVLVTGATGNTGRHVVAELVRRGERVRALTRNPAGARLPAGVELVEGTHTAPETLTDAFEGVTRLHITVTAGLADVGADLVKRAVAAGVRRMTIVWGGYVGPTEQAMAESGVEWTRLEPQEFMSNALTWTDSIRTGKVVREPFDLPSAVVHEGDIGAVAATALVEDGHSGKVYNLTGPEALTTSERIAILSSALGHDIALERITRQQAIDRLLAEGVSVADAEYVVGWHSDPPVEARTVVDTIEKVTGRPARTFSQWVAEHADRFKP
- a CDS encoding Rrf2 family transcriptional regulator, whose protein sequence is MSGGVEWALHCCVVLTSVDEPAPAARLAQLHDVSPSYLAKQLQALSRADLIRSVQGKAGGYVLTRPPSEITVLDVVEAIDGPGPAFVCTEIRQRGPMATPPEACTTPCAISRAMANAELQWRAALRAVTIADLADDVRGDYGPGALAGIGAWFKAVEG